The Cydia amplana chromosome 9, ilCydAmpl1.1, whole genome shotgun sequence genome includes a region encoding these proteins:
- the LOC134650753 gene encoding uncharacterized protein LOC134650753, translated as MTEKVWLRFETKPKDGTALKLRIQDLPPARADEALELRLTQFAADEVVHKAAGITKNPEAVESYKEYLNLLKQDPSYSTVICCEDNGDDAGDILGVSSISLAKEDFNWDQILEMIKKDGPEEIRKLTAVFKSTSDMYKPVKELNLKEYLEDHSILVMPGYRCCGIAQQFLKTRRLQCAELGVLKTGGWMTGYGTQIAAERDGWETVFEVKYDDLAREHNLVFEDAPPTMKYMIAGPLTTYTQNQNSHLLN; from the exons aTGACCGAAAAAGTGTGGCTAAGATTCGAGACGAAACCAAAAGATGGCACTGCACTGAAGCTGAGGATACAAGACTTGCCTCCGGCGAGGGCTGACGAGGCCCTGGAGTTGAGGTTGACACAATTTGCGGCGGACGAAGTTGTGCACAAAGCAGCAG GTATCACAAAGAATCCAGAAGCAGTGGAGTCGTATAAAGAATATTTGAACTTATTAAAGCAAGACCCAAGCTATAGCACTGTCATCTGCTGCGAAGATAACGGGGATGATGCCGGAGACATATTGGGGGTATCAAGTATCTCACTCGCGAAGGAAGACTTCAACTGGGATCAGATCCTGGAAATGATAAAG AAAGACGGTCCCGAGGAAATCAGAAAGTTAACAGCAGTCTTCAAATCAACTTCGGACATGTATAAACCCGTAAAAGAATTGAATCTGAAAGAGTATCTAGAGGACCACAGCATACTGGTAATGCCGGGCTACAGGTGCTGTGGAATAGCGCAACAGTTTTTAAAAACGAG ACGTCTACAGTGTGCTGAACTAGGGGTCCTCAAAACAGGGGGGTGGATGACAGGGTACGGGACCCAGATAGCGGCCGAGAGAGACGGGTGGGAGACGGTCTTTGAGGTCAAATACGACGATTTGGCGCGCGAACATAACCTGGTCTTCGAGGACGCGCCGCCCACTATGAAGTACATGATAGCTGGACCCTTAACTACCTATACTCAGAATCAGAATAGccatttattaaattaa